One stretch of Chitinophaga pendula DNA includes these proteins:
- a CDS encoding SusC/RagA family TonB-linked outer membrane protein has product MKRMLLNRYALLWCFLLLSVAAMAQTGSISGRVTDATAQPLPGATVIVKGTTQNAITNPEGRFTLNGIKNGPVTLEIRFIGYLTKEQQVAVNGSSVADIILQEDTKGLNEVVVIGYGTQKKKDLTGAITTISTKDFNAGPITNPEQLINGKVAGLQITSGGGAPGAASRIRIRGGASLNASNDPLFVVDGVPLDNTELKGAPSASSLINPNDIESFNVLKDASATAIYGSRASNGVIIITTKKGVKGEPLHLNFSTQASLAARTGQVKVLNGDQLRQLVREKGSPEQQALLGTANTDWQKVITQDAFTTDNNLSVSGGIKPLPYRFSVGYTGQDGIVRTSNMKRTTASLNLSPRFFDDHLKIDLNIRGAYVKSRFADVGAINAAVAFDPTQPVYGAKDKFGGYFEWVDNSGNPNTLATRNPLAMLELRDDRGEVKRSIGNIQLDYKFHFLPELRANLNLGYDVSSSEGGTQVPAYAGSAFARGGTKTQYSQKKNNKLMEFYLNYVKELKKIDSRLDVMAGYSYQDFIREAPSYPDLNQRGDTISQAGLPAWTQNTLISFFGRLNYTFKDKYLLTATFRRDGSSRFKQHWSNFPSAALAWKIKEESFLKDSKVLSDLKLRIGYGLTGQQDVLNDYPYLPRYTLSDPTAQYPFGGAYYLTLRPEGYDSNIKWEETQTYNAGIDFAFLGGKLSGSVDYYFKKTKDLLSIIPVAAGSNLTNFILTNVGNIENRGLEVVINANPISTKRFSWNLGFNATFNRTRITNLSKVKDDNSQGILTGTVTGGNGNQVEIHSVGYAPYSYYVYKQVYDNNGRPIDGKYEDLNGDGQITPEDRYRYKSPDPKVLLGFNSQFNYDKWNLAFVLRANLGNYLYNNVSSDNGAYRNFQYPNYLANVHSSIYKTGFTTNQYFSDYYVENASFLRMDNISLGYDFGKILRNKVSLRVNANVQNVFVITGYSGLDPEIGFAGKEVQTVGIDDRFYPRPRVYSLGLNLGF; this is encoded by the coding sequence ATGAAAAGGATGCTCCTTAACAGGTATGCTTTGCTATGGTGCTTTCTGCTGCTTTCCGTAGCGGCAATGGCACAGACCGGTAGTATAAGTGGTCGGGTAACAGATGCGACTGCGCAGCCATTGCCGGGTGCGACTGTGATCGTAAAGGGTACAACACAGAACGCCATAACAAATCCGGAAGGTCGATTTACGCTGAATGGGATCAAGAATGGTCCAGTAACATTGGAGATACGTTTCATCGGGTATCTTACGAAAGAGCAACAAGTCGCTGTAAATGGCAGTAGTGTTGCAGACATTATATTACAGGAAGATACAAAGGGGCTGAATGAGGTGGTGGTAATTGGATATGGTACGCAGAAAAAGAAAGACCTGACCGGGGCTATTACGACGATCAGTACTAAAGATTTTAATGCAGGTCCTATTACTAATCCTGAGCAGTTGATCAACGGTAAGGTGGCAGGTTTGCAGATTACTTCCGGTGGAGGTGCTCCAGGAGCTGCCAGCCGTATCCGTATCCGTGGCGGCGCTTCATTGAATGCCAGTAATGATCCACTGTTCGTTGTGGACGGTGTTCCGTTGGACAATACTGAATTAAAAGGGGCGCCCAGTGCCTCCAGTCTGATCAATCCTAATGATATCGAAAGCTTCAACGTGTTGAAGGATGCATCTGCGACTGCTATTTACGGTTCGAGGGCTTCTAATGGTGTAATTATCATTACTACCAAAAAAGGCGTAAAGGGTGAACCTTTGCATCTGAATTTCAGCACACAAGCTTCGCTGGCTGCACGTACCGGCCAGGTAAAGGTGCTTAATGGTGATCAGCTGCGTCAGCTGGTGCGGGAAAAAGGCTCGCCGGAGCAGCAGGCATTATTGGGTACGGCAAATACGGATTGGCAGAAAGTGATCACACAGGACGCCTTTACTACGGATAACAACTTGAGTGTAAGCGGAGGGATTAAACCATTGCCCTACCGTTTTTCTGTAGGTTATACTGGGCAGGATGGTATCGTTCGTACTTCCAATATGAAACGTACCACTGCCAGTCTGAACCTGAGTCCACGTTTCTTTGATGACCATTTAAAAATTGATTTGAACATAAGAGGAGCTTATGTAAAGTCACGTTTTGCAGATGTGGGAGCTATCAATGCGGCTGTTGCTTTTGATCCTACGCAACCTGTCTATGGTGCCAAGGATAAATTTGGCGGGTACTTCGAATGGGTAGATAATAGTGGTAATCCTAATACCCTGGCTACCCGTAATCCATTAGCCATGCTCGAACTCAGGGATGACAGAGGAGAAGTGAAGAGGAGCATCGGTAATATACAGCTGGACTATAAATTCCATTTCTTGCCTGAGTTACGCGCTAATCTGAATCTTGGTTATGATGTGTCCAGCAGTGAAGGAGGGACACAGGTACCGGCTTATGCCGGAAGTGCCTTTGCGCGAGGTGGTACTAAGACCCAATATTCCCAGAAGAAGAATAACAAGTTGATGGAATTTTATCTCAACTACGTAAAAGAGCTGAAAAAGATTGATAGCCGCCTGGATGTGATGGCAGGATACTCTTATCAGGATTTTATCCGTGAGGCACCCAGTTATCCGGATCTGAATCAGAGAGGTGATACGATCTCTCAGGCGGGATTACCTGCATGGACACAAAATACACTGATCTCTTTCTTTGGCCGTCTGAATTATACATTCAAAGATAAATACCTGTTGACGGCCACTTTCCGCCGGGATGGTTCTTCCCGTTTTAAACAACATTGGAGTAACTTTCCTTCTGCAGCGCTGGCCTGGAAGATCAAAGAAGAATCTTTCCTGAAGGATTCCAAGGTATTATCCGATCTTAAACTTCGTATTGGTTACGGTTTGACAGGGCAGCAAGATGTGTTAAATGACTATCCTTATCTGCCTCGTTATACACTTAGTGATCCGACTGCACAATACCCTTTCGGAGGAGCATATTATCTGACGTTACGTCCGGAAGGATATGACTCCAATATCAAATGGGAGGAGACACAGACGTATAATGCGGGTATTGATTTTGCATTTCTGGGAGGTAAGTTATCCGGTAGTGTAGATTACTATTTCAAGAAGACAAAAGACCTGTTGAGCATTATACCCGTGGCAGCAGGTAGCAACCTGACTAACTTCATCTTGACTAATGTAGGTAATATCGAGAACAGAGGGTTAGAGGTCGTGATAAACGCTAACCCTATCAGTACCAAAAGATTCAGCTGGAACCTTGGTTTTAATGCCACATTTAACCGTACCAGGATCACTAACCTCAGCAAGGTGAAGGATGATAACTCTCAGGGCATACTGACCGGTACTGTTACTGGCGGTAATGGTAACCAGGTCGAAATACATTCTGTAGGATATGCTCCTTATAGTTATTATGTATACAAGCAGGTGTATGACAACAATGGCAGACCCATTGATGGTAAATATGAAGATCTGAACGGAGACGGACAGATCACACCGGAAGACAGGTATCGTTACAAATCACCTGATCCGAAAGTATTACTTGGCTTCAACTCTCAATTCAATTACGACAAGTGGAATCTGGCTTTTGTACTAAGAGCTAATCTTGGTAACTATTTGTACAACAACGTTAGTTCTGATAATGGTGCCTATCGTAATTTCCAGTATCCTAATTACCTGGCAAACGTTCATAGTAGCATCTATAAAACTGGTTTTACAACTAACCAATACTTCTCAGATTATTACGTAGAGAATGCCTCTTTTTTACGTATGGACAATATCAGCCTCGGATATGATTTTGGTAAGATCCTTCGCAACAAAGTATCTCTTCGCGTAAATGCTAACGTGCAGAATGTATTTGTGATCACCGGTTATTCCGGGCTGGACCCTGAGATTGGTTTTGCAGGAAAGGAAGTACAGACAGTTGGTATTGACGACCGTTTCTATCCAAGACCACGTGTTTACTCATTGGGATTAAATCTCGGATTCTAA
- a CDS encoding glycosyltransferase family 87 protein — protein MVLPLWFGLCFIAVCLEAFHGNINNYIIFKHVFLHVKEQLPLYIAYPESYFDVNLYGPIFSLVIAPFSIFPDTVGAILWGMANALFLYAAIRQLPLTKTQQYLILLFSANELMGASSYFQFNTAIAACILLTYACIHKGKDVWAAFFVVLGTFTKLYGIVGLAFFFFSEHKLKFVVSVLLWSVLFFVLPMLLSSPAYIIGSYVEWFESLSHKHANNMQFEQGVLLQDISAGGFIRRVFHWPEMKNIYVFGPAVVLFLSQYIWLKYRRNRYYQLYILCTTLLFPVLFSSSSEACTYIIAFPAVCIWYVAAAPLQWRHILFGFIVVVCSFSHSDIFTPWVRHNIAVPYAIKAFPCLVLWLLIIYEVLTRHFLREPGIAVELGADRLPGED, from the coding sequence TTGGTTCTTCCACTGTGGTTTGGGCTTTGTTTTATAGCTGTTTGTCTTGAAGCATTCCACGGCAACATCAATAACTATATAATTTTTAAGCATGTATTCCTGCATGTAAAGGAGCAGCTTCCACTGTACATAGCTTATCCCGAATCTTATTTTGACGTCAATCTTTACGGACCCATCTTTAGTCTGGTGATAGCGCCGTTTTCGATATTTCCGGATACGGTGGGGGCGATCTTATGGGGAATGGCGAATGCGTTGTTCCTGTATGCGGCGATCCGGCAGTTGCCTTTGACGAAGACGCAGCAATATCTTATACTGCTGTTTTCTGCCAATGAGCTGATGGGGGCAAGTAGTTATTTCCAGTTCAATACGGCGATTGCTGCCTGTATCCTGCTGACGTATGCCTGTATCCATAAGGGGAAGGATGTATGGGCAGCATTTTTTGTGGTGTTGGGTACGTTTACAAAATTGTATGGCATTGTGGGGTTGGCATTCTTTTTCTTTAGTGAGCATAAGTTAAAGTTTGTTGTCAGTGTATTGTTATGGAGTGTGTTGTTTTTTGTATTGCCGATGTTGTTGTCTTCTCCTGCTTATATAATCGGTTCATATGTAGAGTGGTTCGAAAGTTTGTCGCATAAACATGCCAACAATATGCAGTTCGAGCAAGGAGTATTGTTACAGGATATATCTGCCGGTGGTTTTATCCGGAGGGTGTTTCATTGGCCGGAGATGAAGAACATTTATGTATTTGGCCCTGCGGTGGTATTATTCCTAAGTCAGTATATCTGGTTGAAGTACCGGAGGAACCGGTATTACCAGTTGTATATATTATGTACTACATTGTTGTTCCCGGTGTTGTTCAGTTCTAGTTCGGAGGCATGTACTTATATTATTGCGTTCCCGGCGGTATGCATTTGGTATGTAGCGGCGGCGCCATTGCAATGGCGGCATATTTTGTTTGGATTTATTGTAGTGGTCTGCAGTTTTTCTCACTCCGATATTTTTACTCCATGGGTAAGGCATAATATAGCGGTTCCTTATGCTATCAAGGCGTTTCCCTGTCTGGTATTATGGTTGTTGATCATTTACGAGGTGTTGACCCGGCACTTTTTACGGGAGCCAGGGATCGCGGTAGAGCTGGGGGCGGATCGTTTACCAGGAGAAGATTAA
- a CDS encoding LacI family DNA-binding transcriptional regulator yields the protein MESINIKKLAKDLNLSTSTVSRAFRGNSDINPETKERILKLAKELNYQPNLYASSLREQKSKTIAVIMPELANNFFSQAVKGIERVARDKGYHTLIYVTDDDFQKEVAIINDLSNGRVDGIIMSASGEANDHQYLDILQKRKVPLVFFDRVYDDIVAPKITTNDYESSFAATRHLLEAGCKKVAFLVINKSLSIGKMRMQGYIDALEEGGISFRERLVIDCSNDHAKSFEIMRKALKTLKPDGLFASVERLAIASYYACHDLQLSIPEQVKVICFSSLEIAPLLNPSLSTITQPARDMGTRAATLLFNILEPGKSVALDEHVVLKSTLMERRSTGRE from the coding sequence ATGGAGAGCATCAATATAAAGAAGCTCGCTAAGGACCTGAACCTGTCGACATCGACGGTATCCAGGGCATTTCGTGGGAACAGCGACATTAATCCTGAGACGAAGGAGCGTATATTGAAATTGGCGAAGGAGCTCAATTATCAGCCCAATTTATATGCCAGTAGTTTGCGGGAGCAGAAGAGTAAGACGATTGCGGTGATAATGCCGGAGCTGGCGAATAATTTCTTTTCCCAGGCGGTGAAGGGGATTGAGCGGGTGGCGCGGGACAAGGGGTATCATACTTTGATTTATGTGACGGATGATGACTTTCAGAAGGAGGTGGCGATCATCAATGATCTTTCTAACGGGCGTGTGGACGGTATTATCATGTCTGCGTCTGGTGAGGCGAATGATCATCAGTATCTTGATATTTTACAGAAGCGGAAGGTGCCGCTGGTATTTTTCGACCGAGTGTATGATGATATCGTGGCGCCTAAGATCACGACAAATGATTATGAGAGTAGTTTTGCGGCTACCCGTCATTTGTTGGAGGCGGGATGTAAGAAGGTGGCGTTTCTGGTGATCAACAAGAGTTTATCTATTGGTAAGATGAGGATGCAGGGATATATTGATGCATTGGAGGAAGGAGGGATCTCTTTTAGGGAGCGTCTGGTGATAGATTGCAGTAATGATCATGCGAAGAGTTTTGAGATCATGCGGAAGGCGTTGAAGACGCTGAAGCCGGATGGGTTGTTTGCTTCGGTGGAGCGGTTGGCGATTGCCAGTTATTATGCCTGTCATGATCTGCAGTTGTCTATTCCGGAGCAAGTAAAGGTGATTTGTTTTTCCAGTCTGGAGATAGCGCCATTGCTGAATCCATCGTTGTCTACGATCACGCAGCCGGCCAGGGATATGGGAACCAGGGCTGCTACGTTGTTATTCAATATACTAGAGCCTGGTAAGTCAGTAGCATTAGATGAGCATGTGGTGTTAAAGTCTACGTTAATGGAGCGGCGTTCTACGGGCAGAGAATAA
- a CDS encoding peptidase domain-containing ABC transporter: MFQIGNKHNDFPFYRQSDAMDCGPTCLKMIATHHGRKFPLQYIRNISKITRQGVTIADLMATAENMGFKSLPAELPLQILIKKAPLPCILHWEKKHFVVLYRITDTHAYIADPALERPVKYSLQDFLLSWQLDEHTTTGRALFLEPQPQFHSQEIKGTYNTSLRSLWPHLRDHRSSWLPVAITLLLATLCSVLTPLLTQRIVDSAISEKSTSILLLICIGQLLLFAGRLFTDFIRARLLYKMGARISIQMLKAYLDKLMRLPLPFFDNRHAGDNMQRVTDNQRVEDFLTSSLVNFILSVVTIIVLGVVLCYYNGWIFLLFLAGAAASIIWANSFQERRRVLDQKKFKVLAANQHILLEIFSAMQEIKLTGSEKLKGNQWLDLQEKSFDLKLESLRMDQFMQGTGAFINEIKNVLITGLAASLVIQGDITLGAMLAITFICGQLNAPVLQLADFIRVAQNTRFSLQRMAEVAHEPDEDPQPDASLPLQAVTGKDIVFNQVSFQYGHRHSPMVLKNIDVTIPSGKITAIVGMSGGGKTTLLKLLLKSYHPVAGNIYLGSQPLTGIPAKAWRKHIGVVMQDGYVFMDTIANNIFAGAEERNQERLQQAAKMACIHDFFISMPFGYDTVIGSEGYGLSEGQTQRLLIARLIYRNPAFIFLDEATNSLDAHNEKAIIDNLNNFFPGKTVVVVAHRLSTVRHADQILVMDHGRIVENGTHQELIATEGRYFQLIRNQLELGK, translated from the coding sequence ATGTTTCAAATAGGAAATAAACATAACGACTTTCCCTTCTACAGACAATCAGATGCCATGGATTGCGGCCCCACCTGCCTTAAAATGATCGCAACGCACCACGGCCGCAAATTCCCGCTGCAGTACATCCGTAATATCAGTAAGATCACCCGCCAGGGCGTTACCATAGCCGACCTTATGGCCACCGCCGAAAATATGGGCTTCAAATCCCTCCCGGCAGAACTTCCCCTGCAGATACTCATCAAAAAAGCACCGCTACCTTGCATCCTCCATTGGGAAAAAAAACACTTCGTCGTTCTATACCGCATTACAGATACACATGCCTACATTGCAGACCCGGCCCTCGAAAGGCCGGTGAAATACTCCTTACAGGATTTCCTGCTCTCCTGGCAGCTGGATGAACATACCACCACCGGCCGGGCCCTCTTCCTGGAACCACAGCCACAATTCCATTCCCAGGAAATAAAAGGCACCTACAATACTTCCCTCCGGTCCCTTTGGCCACACCTGCGCGACCATCGTAGTAGCTGGCTCCCCGTAGCCATCACCTTGCTACTGGCCACCCTATGCTCCGTACTCACTCCGCTGCTTACCCAGCGTATCGTCGATAGCGCCATCAGCGAAAAAAGTACCTCCATCCTGCTACTCATCTGTATCGGTCAACTGCTGCTATTCGCCGGCCGCCTGTTCACCGACTTCATCCGCGCCCGCTTACTCTATAAAATGGGCGCTCGCATCAGCATACAAATGCTGAAAGCATATCTCGACAAACTAATGCGTCTGCCCCTTCCCTTCTTCGATAACAGACATGCCGGCGACAATATGCAACGGGTCACCGACAATCAACGGGTGGAAGACTTCCTAACCTCTTCCCTGGTCAACTTTATCCTCTCCGTAGTCACCATCATCGTATTAGGTGTCGTATTGTGCTACTATAACGGCTGGATATTCCTGCTCTTCCTCGCCGGAGCTGCCGCCAGTATCATCTGGGCCAACTCCTTCCAGGAAAGACGAAGAGTGCTCGACCAAAAGAAATTCAAAGTCCTAGCCGCCAATCAGCATATCCTGCTCGAGATCTTTTCCGCCATGCAGGAAATTAAACTAACGGGCAGCGAAAAACTAAAAGGCAACCAGTGGCTGGACCTCCAGGAAAAATCCTTCGACCTTAAACTGGAAAGCCTCCGCATGGATCAATTCATGCAAGGCACCGGCGCTTTCATCAACGAGATCAAGAACGTGCTGATCACCGGACTGGCCGCCAGCCTGGTCATACAGGGCGATATCACCTTGGGTGCCATGTTAGCCATCACTTTCATCTGCGGACAACTCAATGCACCCGTATTACAACTGGCCGACTTCATCCGGGTCGCACAGAACACACGATTCAGCCTGCAACGCATGGCAGAAGTCGCACACGAACCGGATGAAGATCCACAACCCGATGCCTCCCTACCCTTGCAGGCCGTCACCGGGAAAGATATCGTCTTCAACCAGGTCAGTTTTCAATACGGACACCGGCACTCCCCCATGGTATTGAAAAATATAGACGTAACCATCCCCTCAGGTAAGATCACAGCGATAGTAGGCATGAGCGGCGGCGGCAAAACAACCTTGCTCAAACTGCTGTTGAAATCCTACCACCCCGTAGCAGGCAACATATATCTAGGTAGCCAGCCACTTACTGGCATTCCCGCCAAAGCGTGGAGAAAACATATCGGTGTAGTCATGCAGGATGGATATGTATTCATGGACACCATCGCCAACAATATATTCGCAGGTGCCGAAGAAAGAAACCAGGAAAGACTTCAGCAGGCAGCAAAAATGGCTTGTATACACGATTTCTTCATAAGCATGCCCTTCGGATACGACACCGTCATAGGCAGCGAAGGCTATGGCCTCAGCGAAGGCCAGACACAACGCCTCCTCATCGCCCGCCTGATATATAGAAATCCCGCTTTTATCTTCCTCGACGAAGCCACCAACTCACTCGACGCACATAACGAAAAAGCCATCATTGATAACCTGAATAACTTCTTCCCGGGAAAAACAGTGGTCGTGGTGGCTCATAGACTCAGCACCGTCCGCCATGCCGATCAGATCCTCGTCATGGACCATGGCAGGATCGTAGAAAATGGTACGCACCAGGAACTGATCGCTACCGAAGGCCGATACTTTCAACTTATCCGCAACCAGCTTGAACTGGGGAAATAG
- a CDS encoding lantibiotic dehydratase translates to MRVKIFPYAFARYTTIHQQHFEALLLADIPVQLTAMANLSARITQSKEAACELLYHNIQSQNNDADRQPLIRLKRLVFNTRLPDEHLLQTVIPQLPDTTQRALKEYLDLVHQQQQLTSSWQQHFDEQLTRHRQSIQQLSTNPLLENGLLLSSPVLFDQLPSFRKRPADNFRHKEVKNEYSLLRYLSRMAFKTSPFSTFTYTGIAEINNTDTALTIPHPETIKSGVRLNNALFTYLQSLMVHHPALNEILLVRLNNTTIRHDNHLQFLVNCFNIEAFQRMPAAGIALWLFHTLEEQSATQLTLKELIATLGNAMADADRESIKSFLLKLIRAGLLEASTGCSGISPEWDLALIFFLRQCREEHPQVIPLCNVLEELHAIRETYTTASPVQRRPLLQKAADSLNHTLNILHQQAGFPTADPGQQETGKEALIRQQLEATTFETNVFSPRYFQPANIFYEDASTPEVATLPANSLQPLVEKIDQLCQAIACLDDLQDERDAMRNFFRKHYQDNDTVPITTFYHDYYLQEKKKSKETTAQKASPNRRSVSPENKQLLLQYLDIQYNSKSVVNICPQPRSAKITTPASPAAKAVFAQLFTTSVDNSCRLQAVINNFLPGMGKVAGRFLDLFDPAITNTFREWNNRLHQDTVLMELSDGSSFNANIHPPLLACEIRIPGGHNNYPATQQAQLQDIVVAYDNNNKALYLHHLTSGKRIYAFDLCLESFYMRSNFYQLLAHFNPEQHIPVRRFVHMLDETHLHLHPSGAAGILYKPRIVYADDVIIRRKGWLMDVAIIPTQGKEETEAGFLLRLNQWRISHDIPEQVFLVLRTHYNTIPLTDKNELQRDDYKPQYIHFYNPLLVMLWKKLLSRADKQIYVEEMLPHTADLNQPTSSLPVTEHLLHWYKY, encoded by the coding sequence ATGAGAGTAAAAATATTTCCATATGCCTTCGCCAGGTATACCACCATACATCAACAGCATTTTGAGGCCCTCCTGCTGGCTGATATACCCGTACAGCTTACAGCAATGGCCAATCTGTCCGCCCGGATCACTCAAAGCAAAGAAGCCGCCTGCGAGCTGCTGTATCATAATATCCAATCACAAAACAATGACGCCGACAGACAACCACTCATACGGCTAAAACGACTCGTATTCAATACCAGGCTCCCCGACGAACACCTGCTACAAACAGTCATCCCACAACTCCCCGATACAACACAGCGTGCATTAAAAGAATACCTCGACCTGGTACACCAGCAACAACAACTAACAAGCAGCTGGCAACAACACTTCGATGAACAACTAACCCGTCACCGCCAATCAATCCAGCAACTAAGTACCAATCCCTTGTTGGAGAATGGCTTGCTGTTATCCAGCCCTGTACTATTCGATCAGCTTCCCTCCTTCAGAAAAAGACCTGCGGATAACTTCAGACATAAAGAAGTAAAGAATGAATACAGCTTGTTAAGATACCTCTCCCGTATGGCGTTCAAAACCTCGCCTTTTAGTACGTTCACCTATACAGGTATTGCAGAGATCAACAACACAGACACCGCTTTGACCATCCCTCATCCGGAAACGATTAAAAGTGGCGTAAGGCTTAATAATGCGCTTTTCACCTACCTGCAGTCCCTGATGGTACATCACCCCGCCCTCAATGAAATATTGCTGGTAAGACTCAACAATACCACCATCCGGCACGACAATCACTTACAGTTCCTGGTCAACTGTTTCAATATAGAAGCCTTTCAGCGTATGCCCGCCGCCGGCATTGCCTTGTGGCTGTTCCACACACTGGAAGAACAATCTGCCACGCAGCTCACATTAAAAGAATTGATAGCAACTTTAGGCAACGCCATGGCAGATGCCGACCGGGAAAGTATCAAGTCATTCCTGCTCAAACTCATACGGGCTGGACTCCTCGAAGCAAGCACCGGCTGCTCCGGCATCAGCCCCGAATGGGATCTGGCCCTGATCTTCTTCCTCCGGCAATGCCGCGAAGAACATCCGCAGGTCATCCCGCTGTGCAACGTCCTCGAAGAACTACATGCCATCAGGGAAACATATACCACCGCATCGCCTGTACAACGAAGACCGTTATTACAAAAGGCAGCAGACAGCCTCAATCACACCCTTAACATATTACACCAACAGGCAGGCTTCCCAACAGCAGATCCCGGGCAACAGGAGACCGGTAAAGAAGCCCTCATCCGGCAACAGCTGGAAGCAACCACCTTCGAAACGAACGTATTCAGCCCACGGTATTTTCAGCCGGCTAATATCTTTTACGAAGATGCATCCACTCCCGAGGTCGCGACACTGCCAGCAAACAGCTTGCAACCGCTCGTGGAGAAAATAGACCAACTCTGCCAGGCCATCGCCTGCCTGGACGACCTGCAGGACGAAAGAGACGCGATGCGTAATTTCTTCCGGAAACATTACCAGGACAACGATACCGTCCCCATAACAACATTCTATCACGACTACTACTTGCAGGAAAAAAAGAAAAGCAAAGAAACAACAGCCCAAAAGGCATCGCCCAACAGAAGATCGGTCTCACCGGAAAACAAACAACTATTACTGCAATACCTCGACATACAATACAATAGTAAATCAGTAGTCAATATATGCCCCCAGCCGCGCTCAGCAAAGATTACAACACCAGCATCCCCTGCAGCAAAAGCAGTATTCGCGCAGCTATTTACCACATCTGTAGATAACTCATGCCGCTTGCAGGCAGTGATAAATAATTTCCTGCCAGGTATGGGGAAAGTGGCAGGCCGATTCCTGGACTTGTTTGATCCGGCTATCACCAACACGTTCAGAGAATGGAACAATCGCCTCCACCAGGATACCGTCCTAATGGAATTAAGTGATGGCTCCAGCTTCAATGCCAATATACACCCACCCCTGCTAGCTTGTGAAATAAGGATCCCAGGGGGCCATAATAATTATCCCGCTACACAACAAGCCCAGTTGCAGGACATCGTCGTAGCGTATGACAACAACAACAAAGCACTCTATCTGCATCACCTTACCTCCGGCAAAAGGATCTACGCATTCGACCTCTGCCTGGAGTCTTTCTATATGCGCTCCAACTTTTACCAGCTGCTCGCACACTTTAATCCCGAACAACATATCCCCGTCCGGCGTTTCGTACATATGCTGGATGAAACACATCTACACCTCCACCCATCCGGCGCTGCAGGCATCCTGTATAAGCCACGCATTGTCTATGCCGATGATGTGATCATCCGCCGTAAAGGTTGGCTGATGGACGTAGCGATTATACCCACGCAGGGAAAAGAAGAAACAGAGGCTGGTTTTCTGCTGAGACTCAATCAATGGAGAATCTCACACGACATTCCCGAACAGGTCTTCCTGGTACTCCGTACACATTATAACACCATCCCGCTGACAGATAAAAATGAGCTGCAACGCGACGACTATAAACCGCAATACATACATTTCTACAATCCGCTGCTGGTTATGTTATGGAAGAAACTGTTGTCCAGAGCAGACAAACAGATATACGTAGAAGAAATGTTACCGCATACCGCGGATCTTAACCAGCCAACCAGCTCCCTACCCGTTACAGAACATCTTTTACATTGGTATAAATACTGA
- a CDS encoding thiopeptide-type bacteriocin biosynthesis protein, giving the protein MERHWLSAHIFFDGDLNLLLRQGVQPLLAGLSAQLDMKCPYFFIRYGEEGPHIRLRLLTTPAHEAAVKNRLQENMAAFFQLHATGSNTHRIHFRDYLPETDRYGNACTLPYAEQLFYHSSAIILDWITHSSTWGQSQAFVSAIRLHLILLHATQYDMPRITSCCQHFINSWLPHTEDPQQRHLLLQHMQQMFNRYAGILLPTTQELWSDLSRSQAAGNLQLIRQQYHHIYRQYQQTGLSDTRLADITGSFLHMTNNRLGIANQEESFIVYLTLKCIEHIHGANTTTIDHTGSNKNSPSPDSYRDNG; this is encoded by the coding sequence ATGGAAAGACACTGGCTATCCGCACATATATTTTTCGATGGAGACCTCAACCTGCTACTACGACAGGGGGTACAGCCATTACTGGCCGGGCTCTCCGCACAACTCGATATGAAATGCCCTTACTTTTTCATTCGCTATGGAGAAGAAGGACCACATATCCGCCTGCGGCTACTGACAACTCCCGCTCACGAAGCGGCTGTAAAAAACAGGTTGCAGGAAAACATGGCCGCTTTCTTCCAACTGCATGCCACCGGCAGCAACACCCATCGCATACACTTCAGAGACTATCTGCCGGAAACAGACCGGTATGGTAATGCCTGCACCCTCCCTTATGCAGAACAACTTTTCTATCATTCCTCAGCCATCATCCTCGATTGGATCACACACAGCAGCACCTGGGGGCAATCACAGGCCTTCGTCAGCGCCATCCGACTCCATCTCATACTCCTGCATGCCACACAATACGACATGCCGCGTATTACATCCTGCTGCCAACATTTCATCAACAGCTGGCTGCCGCATACTGAAGACCCTCAGCAACGACATTTGCTACTACAGCATATGCAACAGATGTTTAACCGGTACGCCGGCATATTATTGCCCACCACACAGGAGCTCTGGTCCGATCTATCCCGTTCACAGGCAGCAGGCAATCTCCAACTCATCCGGCAACAATACCATCATATTTACCGGCAATACCAACAGACCGGGCTTTCCGATACCCGGCTGGCAGATATCACCGGCAGCTTCCTGCACATGACCAACAACCGGCTGGGCATCGCCAACCAGGAAGAATCATTTATCGTTTACCTGACCCTTAAATGCATTGAACATATCCATGGAGCAAACACCACAACAATCGATCATACAGGAAGTAACAAGAATAGCCCATCACCTGATAGCTACCGCGACAACGGATGA